The Schistocerca gregaria isolate iqSchGreg1 chromosome 2, iqSchGreg1.2, whole genome shotgun sequence genome contains the following window.
gcgttccccaaggtagtgttagaggccctttgctgttccttatctatataaacgatttggggacaatctgagcaggcgtcttaggttgtttgtagatgacgctgtcgtttatcggctaataaagtcatcagaatatcaaaacaaatttcatagcTATTTAGAAACGGTATCTGAAGGTTGCGAAAATTGGctgttgaccccaaataacgaaatgtgttaggtcatacacatgagtgctaaaagaaatctgttaaactcCGGTTACATGAAAAATCAGTcaatataaaggccataaatttaactcaatacctaggaattacagttacgaccaacttaaattggaaggaacacatagaaaatgttgtggggaaggctaaccaaagactacgttttattggcaggacacttagaaaatgtaacagatctattgaggagactgcctacacccgTTTGtctgtcatcttttagaatactgctgctcggtgtgggatccttaccagataggactgacgaaatgTGTTAGGTCaacacatgattgctaaaaggaatccgttaaacttcggttacatgaaaaatcagtcaatataaaggccataaatttaactcaatacctaggaattacagttacgaacaacttaaattggaaggaacacatagaaaatgttgtggggaaggctaaccagagactacgttttattggcaggacacttagaaaatgtaacagatctgttgaggagactgcctacacccgCTTGtctgtcatcttttagaatactgctgctcggtgtgggatccttaccagacaggactgacggagtacatcgacaagagttcaaagaagggcagcacgttttgtatcatcgcgaaatatgtcactgaaatgatacaggatttgggctggatatcattaaaagaaaggcgtttttctttgcgacgggatcttcttaccaaattccaatcaccaactttctcctccaaatgcgaaaatattttgttgacaacgactacatagggagaaacgatcaccatgataaaataagggaaatcagaactcgtacggaaatatatgggtgtttgttctttccgcgtgctatacgagattggaaaaatagggaattgtgaagacggttcgatgaaccctctttcaggcacttaaatgtgatttgcagagtatccatgtagatgttgatgtagatgtaatactCGAGGTCTTGTAGTGCAATGTTAGTTTGATGAAGTTCTCCACGATAGTCTGTCATGTTCAAGTCTTTTCGAATCTGCATAACTATTGCACACTACATCAATTTCTCCTTTTAGTGTATTCCATTTTTATTCTTCACTCTCTCTTGCATTATCAGattaaatgttggtaggtgcctccTAGTAAATTAACATTTCGTTTCTTTCCGACTGGATTACGTAAGTTACTTATCTGacatactcatctaatcttcagaattcttttatAAAGACATATTTGAAATTTCCATTTTGTTCTTACCTGTACCTTTCACCGTCCACGTTGAAATTCCATATCAGGTTACAATACAAACAAATAGCTACAAGAAAAACTATCTACACCCACGTTTCTATTCGACGGAAACATATTTCTGTTTTCCAGGAAGTCTTTCATTGATATGGTCAGAATGCAGTTAATGACCTCTTTTGTCTCTATTTCTGCCATCGTGAAGTATTTCGTTGCCTAACTAGCAAAACTTTTCTACTACATGCAGTGTCTCATTTACCAATCCTGTTACATGAGCTTTAGCTGACTTAATTCGAATATATTTAAGTTCATTTTAAAACCTGTTTTCAAGACAGTTGTCTGGCTGAACGATCTCTGACAGTGTGACAATGACATTGGTAAACCTTAAACTGTTCTTTTTCTTCTCATTGAACTctattttttgtacaaaatttgtCCATAACAAAACTATCAGCAGCATGTGTCCAAAAGAATTTGTTCTGATAGGAGGGGACCGATCAAAGATCGTATATACTGAAAAAAATTTCGCCACCTGAAGAAACAAACACTTGTGCATTTAATGTGTCACCTCTGGTTTCtacaacatccacagactacaaatCCTCAGAAAATCAAGACTTAGCGCCCGAACCCAGGGAATGGCAGCTGTCCAAAACCTGGGAATTGGCCAGCATTGAAGCCTGGGTTGAAGCCTGGGTTAAAGCCTGGATTGAAGCCTGGGTTGAAGCCTGGGTTGAAGCCTGGGTTGAAGCCTGGGTTGAGGCCTGAGCTGAAGCCTGGGTTGAAGCCTGGGTTAAAGCCGGAGCCGAAGCCCTGGTTGCCATTGGTCGGGAGCGCTGGGCGCCTGCTTGGTGGTGGCGGAGCGCCCCACAGGCCGCCGAGGTTTGGCCGcaggggctgctgctgctgctgctgctgctgctcctggggtGACTGGTTGTCTGCGCCTGACCCGCTGGACGCCTGGTTGTCCGTCGCGTTCACATCAGGCAGGCGCTGAATCTCCTGGGCGGCGCAAGCGGAGACCTGCGGACCAGCAGGCAGTAAATTAGTAGCTGTCGGATGGCTCATGAGACTCTTTCTGGTTTCTACGGGGGACGATCAAAAAGAAATGTAACACATTATTTTTCTCGCCCAGttacggttgaaaaaatgcagtctTCGTTGTGGAGCAtcctggaatattcccgcttcagaaaCTGCAGTATTATgaatttctgataggtggcagcgcaacatgtagccttcaaaatggcgcctgcaaCAGAATTGcgttccaaatacactactggacattaaaattgttacaccacaaagatgacgtgctgcaaacgcgaaatttaaccggcaggaagaagatgctgtgatatgcaaatgattagcttttcagagcattcactcagggttggcgccggtggtgacacctacaacatgctgacatgaggaaagtttccaaccgatttctcatgcacaaacagcagttgaccggcgttgcctggtgaaacgttgttgtgatacctcgtgtaagaaggcgaaattcgtaccatcacggttccgacatcgataaaggtcggattgtagtctattgcgattgcggtttatcgtatcgtgacattgctgctcgcgttggtcgcgatccaatgactgttagcagaatatggaatcgatgggttcaagagggtaatacggaacgccgtgctggatcccaacggcctcgtatcactagcagtcgagatgacaggcatcttatccgcatggctgtaacggatcgtacagccacgtctccattcctgagtcaacagatggggacgtttgcaagacaacaaccacctccacgaacagttcgacgacgtttgcagcagcatggactaacagctcggagaccatggctgcggctacccttgacgctgcatcacagacaggagcccctgcgatggtttactcaacgacgaacctgggtgcacgaatagcaaaacgtcattttttcggatgaatccaggttctgtttacagcatcgtgatggtcgcatccgcgtttggcaacatcgcggtgaacgcacattggaagcgtgtattcgtcatcgccatactggcgtatctcgcggcgtgatggtatggggtgccattggttacacgtctcggtcacctcttgttcgcactgacggctctttgaacagtggacgttacgtttcagatgtgttataccCGTGGCTCAaccattcattcgatccttgcgaagccctacatttccgcacgataatgcacgaccgcatgttgcaggtcctctacggggctttctggatacagaaaatgttctgctgctgccctggccagcacattcaccagatctctcaccaactgacaacgtctggtcaatggtggccgagcaactggcttgtcaaaataccccagtgactactcttgatgaactgtggcatcgtgttgatgctgcatgtctagctgtacctgtacacgccatccaagccctgtttgacaatgcccaggcgtatcaaggccgttattacagccagagctggttgttctgggtactgatttctcaggatctatgcaccaaaactgggtgaaaatgtagtcacatgtcagttgtagtataatatatttgtcctatgaatacccgtttatcatctgcatttcttcttagtgtagaaattttaatggccagtagttcacGTAGCTGAGTTTCTTCTGGTGGAAATTGAAAGTCGTTTGCACAATGTCTCCGGACActtcgcagtgaacaaaagcatagcGAGTTGTTGGATGAGGCATCTGTCTTCTTGGCAACAACGTCCATAAACCTATCCCATCTTCCGTGTTCCAACCGGCCGTACAGAGGTGTGGTGTGAATCTTCCAGTGTTGGAACGCACGGACATTCTCGTTGGAAGTGATCGATGGATCACGATGATCACCTCGCTGCACTAcatgacgtctctgttggtagtgctgacacaatcaTCAACCATTTTGGGTACTGAAAGGTATGTGTCCGTTggtttcctcgccacctaacagaagaccacaaagagcaacgaaggacgacCTATGCGGAGTTTCTTGCGCGTTACTGAGCGAATAGTCatgggcaatgaaacatgggttcgtcgCTTCGAACTgggaacaaaacggcaatccacggagtGACGCCACACCACTCCTCCTCGGAAAAAAATATCAAGGCTCCACTCTCAGCCACTAAGTTATGGCGATGGTCTTGTGGTACTCTCAAA
Protein-coding sequences here:
- the LOC126336545 gene encoding translation initiation factor IF-2-like isoform X2; the encoded protein is MRALLFFFFLAVSACAAQEIQRLPDVNATDNQASSGSGADNQSPQEQQQQQQQQPLRPNLGGLWGAPPPPSRRPALPTNGNQGFGSGFNPGFNPGFSSGLNPGFNPGFNPGFNPGFNAGQFPGFGQLPFPGFGR
- the LOC126336545 gene encoding DNA-binding protein Rfx5-like isoform X1: MRALLFFFFLAVSACAAQEIQRLPDVNATDNQASSGSGADNQSPQEQQQQQQQQPLRPNLGGLWGAPPPPSRRPALPTNGNQGFGSGFNPGFNPGFSSGLNPGFNPGFNPGFNPGFNPGFNPGFNPGFNAGQFPGFGQLPFPGFGR